One Brassica napus cultivar Da-Ae chromosome C2, Da-Ae, whole genome shotgun sequence DNA window includes the following coding sequences:
- the LOC125582406 gene encoding uncharacterized protein LOC125582406 — translation MGGSPPCGDSVRAVKDYNRQATTSQKWPSPVENDHQITFSALDTKGVHMPHNDPLLVDLDIGECLVAKVLIDTGSSVDLIFHDTLDKMGVDLWDMKPSSRTLTGFNGASEQMIGTIRLPVYAGGITRTVKFSVIHAKAPYNAILGTPWLHSMKAVPSTYH, via the coding sequence ATGGGCGGATCACCACCTTGCGGTGACTCAGTTCGAGCCGTCAAAGATTACAATCGTCAGGCAACCACCTCTCAGAAGTGGCCTTCTCCAGTCGAAAATGATCACCAGATCACTTTTTCGGCACTAGACACCAAGGGCGTCCACATGCCACATAACGATCCTCTCCTCGTCGACCTTGACATCGGCGAATGTCTGGTCGCCAAAGTCCTTATTGATACTGGCAGCTCAGTCGATCTCATCTTTCACGACACACTCGACAAAATGGGAGTTGATTTATGGGATATGAAGCCTTCTTCTCGCACGCTCACCGGCTTCAACGGAGCCTCGGAGCAAATGATCGGGACAATTCGCCTTCCAGTTTACGCAGGTGGTATAACCCGCACTgtcaagttctccgtcatccACGCCAAAGCACCCTATAATGCCATACTCGGAACACCATGGCTGCATTCCATGAAAGCCGTCCCTTCGACTTATCATTAA
- the LOC125582405 gene encoding uncharacterized protein LOC125582405, which translates to MPFGLKNAGATYQRLVNRMFADQLGNTMEVYIDDMLVKSLKADDHLSNLRDYFKILNDYGMKLNPAKCTFGVTSGEFLGYIVTQRGIEANPKQISAILDLPSPKNSREVQRLTGSIAALNRFILRSTYKCLPFYELLRGNKRFVWDEKCEENTNQSERLTKWAMELSEHDIVYKNHTAAKSQVLAEFLIELTPELEQDLILPSLNWILHVDGSSTSKGSGAGMQLQSPTGELIRQSFSFGFSASNNEAEYESLIAGLRLVKAVKAKRISAYCDFQLVVSQCLGDYDVRNEWMDAYLKLAEQTAIAAAISEAMDIDEAEPPSQDDQPTDWRKELIDYLAEGLLPTEKWDARRLKRRSAHYVVMDGELHRWTATKVLLKCISGEETRLVMAETHEGAAGNHSGGRALSLKVKNLGFYWPTMNADCETYVRKCDKCQRHASTLHSPTEFLHTLTAPYPFMRWGMDIIGPMPASRQKKFILVLTDYFTKWVEAEAYASITDKEVQNFIWKNIICRHGLPYEIITDNGSQFISHYFKGFCDRWRIRLNMSTPSNGQADSTNKTIIDGLKK; encoded by the exons ATGCCCTTCGGGCTAAAGAACGCCGGCGCGACTTATCAGCGACTCGTCAACCGAATGTTCGCTGATCAGCTTGGCAAcaccatggaagtgtacatcgacgacatgttagTCAAATCGCTCAAGGCCGACGATCACCTAAGCAACTTACGCGACTACTTCAAGATCTTGAACGACTACGGGATGAAGCTAAACCCGGCCAAGTGTACCTTCGGTGTCACTTcgggagaattcctcggctacattGTCACTCAACGAGGAATCGAGGCTAACCCCAAGCAGATCTCGGCGATCCTCGACCTTCCAAGCCCAAAGAATAGCCGCGAAGTACAACGACTAACCGGAAGCATAGCAGCTCTCAACAGGTTCATCTTGCGATCAACTTATAAGTGTCTTCCCTTCTACGAGCTACTAAGGGGCAATAAGAGGTTCGTCTGGGACGAAAAGTGCGAGGAG AATACTAACCAGTCAGAACGGTTGACTAAATGGGCGATGGAGCTGAGCGAACATGACATCGTGTACAAGAATCACACAGCAGCAAAGTCACAGGTACTTGCCGAATTCTTGATCGAGTTAACACCAgaactggagcaagacctcATCCTACCAAGTTTAAACTGGATCTTACACGTCGACGGTTCATCTACGAGTAAAGGGTCGGGGGCAGGAATGCAACTGCAATCACCAACAGGAGAACTCATCCGGCAGTCATTCAGTTTTGGTTTTTCGGCgtcaaacaacgaagctgagTACGAGTCTCTCATCGCAGGGCTCCGTCTCGTCAAGGCAGTGAAGGCCAAAAGAATCAGCGCTTACTGCGACTTTCAACTTGTCGTAAGCCAGTGCCTCGGCGATTACGACGTCCGCAACGAATggatggacgcctacctcaaactc GCGGAACAGACTGCGATCGCAGCAGCGATTAGCGAAGCGATGGACATCGACGAAGCAGAACCTCCTTCGCAGGATGATCAGCCAACAGACTGGCGCAAAGAACTCATCGATTACCTCGCTGAAGGTTTAttgcccaccgagaaatgggaCGCGCGGCGACTGAAGCGACGTAGCGCACACTACGTTGTCATGGACGGGGAACTACACCGATGGACCGCGACGAAGGTGCTACTCAAATGTATCTCTGGCGAAGAAACGAGACTAGTCATGGCCGAAACACATGAAGGAGCAGCAGGCAATCACTCGGGCGGACGAGCTCTCTCATTAAAAGTAAAGAATCTCGGATTCTACTGGCCAACCATGAATGCCGACTGCGAGACATACGTGCGCAAGTGCGACAAATGCCAGCGTCACGCTTCCACCTTACACAGCCCAACGGAGTTCCTTCATACCCTAACTGCTCCATACCCAttcatgcgatggggaatggacatcatAGGTCCGATGCCGGCATCTCGCCAAAAGAAGTTCATCCTGGTCCTCACAGATTACTTCACCAAATGGGTTGAAGCCGAAGCCTACGCCAGCATCACCGACAAGGAGGTGCAAAACTTCATCTGGAAGAACATAATCTGCCGACATGGGCTCCCATACGAGATCATTACAGACAACGGTTCACAATTCATCTCGCATTATTTCAAGGGATTCTGCGACAGATGGCGAATTCGACTCAACATGTCGACCCCGAGTAACGGCCAAGCCGATTCGacgaacaagaccatcatcgacGGTCTGAAAAAATGA